A stretch of Mobula birostris isolate sMobBir1 chromosome 2, sMobBir1.hap1, whole genome shotgun sequence DNA encodes these proteins:
- the LOC140194112 gene encoding actin-binding Rho-activating protein: protein MMCNKLNPAVDYTEERVTPKTYPGLKDCNVREKDMGESESVRKDELRTPEPHGIATLRQKWQKWAGDHREYQRSNPFSGAHVPSWEPRKAGEEYGRPKKGSKTEQRGKDAQRLVDREIEELLYIIRKNGESGPDGNICVRFGKLFDAYVTISNKVVGLLLRARKHGLIDFDGEMLWQGRDDQVLITLLE from the coding sequence ATGATGTGCAACAAATTAAATCCAGCTGTTGACTACACTGAAGAAAGAGTAACTCCGAAAACTTACCCTGGATTGAAGGATTGTAATGTCCGGGAGAAGGATATGGGAGAGAGTGAAAGTGTTCGCAAGGACGAACTGCGGACGCCGGAACCTCACGGAATAGCGACGCTGAGGCAAAAGTGGCAGAAGTGGGCTGGTGACCACAGGGAGTACCAGAGGAGTAATCCTTTCAGTGGCGCCCATGTCCCGTCTTGGGAACCGCGCAAAGCGGGAGAGGAATACGGGCGTCCGAAAAAAGGATCAAAAACTGAGCAGAGGGGGAAAGATGCACAGCGCCTGGTCGATAGAGAAATCGAGGAATTGTTGTATATTATTAGAAAGAACGGAGAATCCGGTCCAGATGGGAACATTTGTGTGAGGTTTGGAAAATTGTTTGACGCCTATGTGACAATTTCCAATAAAGTGGTGGGGCTTCTCTTACGAGCGAGGAAACACGGTCTGATTGACTTTGACGGGGAAATGCTGTGGCAAGGAAGGGACGATCAGGTTCTCATCACGCTGCTGGAGTGA